In the Ursus arctos isolate Adak ecotype North America unplaced genomic scaffold, UrsArc2.0 scaffold_5, whole genome shotgun sequence genome, one interval contains:
- the LOC123001498 gene encoding olfactory receptor 2AJ1-like, translated as MKHLENHTMTEFILLGLLKYTPTHFCLFVLIIMMLIFTLTGNSLLILLILVDHHLHIPMYFFLWQLSLIDILFTVSFVPKMMNDYLLHKTIISPFHCGTQIFLGLALGGTECILLGLMSYDRYVAICKPLHYPLLMNWPLCRLMTVSSWTSGTVNALIHTVYTMRFPFCGSREINHFYCELPVVLHLSCEDTLTYETGILISTTILLLIPFSVILASYTLILVTIIQMVSAEGRKKAFSTCSSHLTVVSLYYGAIIFMYMRPISSHISGQDKVVSAFYTILTPMLNPIIYSLQNKDVMGALENMLWKCSLYSKMNI; from the coding sequence ATGAAACATTTGGAAAACCACACTATGACTGAATTCATTCTTCTGGGTCTACTGAAATACACTCCAACTCACTTCTGTCTCTTTGTGCTTATCATCATGATGTTAATATTCACACTAACTGGAAACAGCCTCTTAATTCTACTGATCCTGGTAGACCATCATCTTCATATCCCTATGTACTTTTTCCTTTGGCAGCTGTCTCTCATTGACATACTCTTCACAGTTTCCTTTGTCCCCAAGATGATGAATGACTACCTTCTGCATAAGACAATCATCTCCCCTTTTCACTGTGGCACCCAGATCTTCCTTGGGTTGGCCCTGGGTGGGACTGAGTGTATCCTCTTGGGACTCATGTCCTATGACCGATATGTTGCCATCTGCAAACCTTTACACTACCCACTCCTCATGAATTGGCCCCTCTGTAGGTTGATGACTGTTAGCTCATGGACCAGTGGTACTGTCAATGCCTTGATTCATACTGTCTACACCATGAGATTTCCCTTTTGTGGATCAAGAGAAATCAATCATTTCTACTGTGAACTTCCTGTTGTGCTGCATCTCTCCTGTGAGGATACCTTGACCTATGAGACTGGGATTTTGATCAGCACCACCATTTTGCTTCTGATTCCATTCTCAGTCATCCTTGCCTCCTACACACTCATCCTGGTCACCATTATCCAAATGGTTTCTGCTGAGGGCCGAAAAAAAGCATTCTCGACCTGCTCATCTCACCTGACAGTGGTCAGCTTATATTATGGTGCCATCATTTTTATGTACATGCGGCCGATTTCTTCCCATATTTCAGGCCAAGATAAagttgtgtctgccttctacACTATTCTGACACCTATGCTCAACCCCATAATTTATAGTCTTCAGAATAAAGATGTGATGGGAGCCCTGGAAAATATGCTATGGAAGTGTTCATTATattctaaaatgaatatatag